From Jiangella mangrovi:
CGCCCCCGACCGCGTCGTCGCCGCCCGCCGCAACTCCCCGCTGGTCATCGGCGTCGGCGAGGGCGAGAACTTCCTCGCCTCCGACGTCTCCGCCTTCATCGCGCACACCCGCGAGGCACTCGAGATCGGCGACGGCCAGATCGTCGAGATCACGCCCGACGACGTCACCCTCACCGACTTCGACGGCAACGCCGTCGAGGAGAAGCGGTTCCACGTCGACTGGGACGCCTCGGCCGCCGAGAAGGACGGCTACGACCACTTCATGCTCAAGGAGATCGCCGAGCAGCCCAAGGCGGTCGCCAACACCCTGCTCGGGCGCATCGGCAAGGACGGCCTGCTCTCCCTCGACGAGATGCGCCTCTCCGACGACGAGCTGCGCGAGGTCGACAAGGTCGTCGTCGTGGCCTGCGGCACCGCCTACCACGCCGGCATGGTCGCCAAGTACGCCATCGAGCACTGGACCCGGCTCCCCTGCGAGGTCGAGCTGGCCAGCGAGTTCCGCTACCGCGACCCCGTCGTCGACCGGCAGACCCTCGTCATCGCCATCAGCCAGTCCGGCGAGACCATGGACACCCTCATGGCGCTGCGCTACGCCCGCGAACAGGGCGCTCGCGTGCTGGCCATCTGCAACACCAACGGCGCCACCATCCCGCGCGAGTCCGACGCCGTGCTCTACACCCACGCCGGCCCCGAGGTCGCCGTCGCGTCCACCAAGGCGTTCCTCACCCAGATGATCGCCTGCTTCCTGGTCGGGCTCTATCTCGGCCAGGTCCGCGGCACCAAGTGGGGCGACGAGATCCGCTCCGTCGTGCGCGACCTGTCCGACCTGCCCGCCAAGGTCGACCTCGTCCTCGAGACCATGGAGCCGGTCCGCGAGCTGGCCCGCAACCTCTCCACGGCGACGTCCGTGCTCTTCCTCGGCCGCCACGTCGGCTACCCGGTGGCGTTGGAGGGCGCGCTCAAGCTCAAGGAGCTCGCCTACATGCACGCCGAGGGCTTCGCCGCCGGCGAGCTGAAGCACGGCCCCATCGCGCTGGTCGAAGAGGGCATGCCCATCGTGGTCGTCGTCCCGTCGCCCAAGGGCCGCTCCGTGCTGCACGACAAGATCGTCAGCAACATCCAGGAGGTCCGCGCCCGCGGCGCCCGCACCATCGTCATCGCCGAAGAGGGCGACGAGGACGTCGTGCCGTACGCCGACCACCTGATCCGCGTGCCGGAATGCCCGGTGCTGCTGCAGCCGGTCGTGTCGACGGTGCCTCTTCAAGTCTTCGCATGTGAGATGGCGAGTGCTCGCGGTTTCGACGTCGACCAGCCGCGGAACCTCGCGAAGTCGGTCACCGTCGAGTAGGGGTTGCGTTGGGCGGCCGGGTCGGTGGATGCCGTCCCCGCCCGCCTCGCTCGTTCCTCGCTCGGACGCCCGCGCCTACCCCTGACGGCATCCACCGACCCGGCCGCGTGCTGCTCGGCTCTCGTCGTCGGCTGGCGGTTGCGCTGGTCGACCTCGAACTCCCGCTGGGTGAGTGGGCGGTGGTTGCGCGGGGTTGTCTGCTGCGGTTTCGTTAGGCGAAGTCGGTGCTGAGGAGATCCATGACCAGGCCGTCGCGGCCGGTGATCATGCCGACGGGGCGGAAGCCGACGGCTGCGCAGCAGCGGATCGCCAACTCGTTGGTGGCGGCCGTCTCGACGACGATGCGGTGATGGTCGCAGTCGTCGAACAGGTGCCGGGCCAGGGTGCCGACGGCGTCGCGGCCCAGCCCGCGGCCGTGCAGGTCGGGGTCGAGCAGGATCTCGATGCCGGCGTGGCGGTCGCGCGGGTTGTCGACCTCCCAGTACTGGATCAGCCCGGCGATGCGCCGCCCGGCCAGGATCGTGTACCGCGTCGTGGAGCTGTCGTCGAGCAGCCAGCCGTCGCCGAGGCCGGCCGGATCCCACCACTGCTTGACCTCGGGCGTGCTGATGATGTGCAGCAGCATGGGCACGTCATCGGCCGCGACGGGGCGCAGGACGACGTGCTCGCCGGCCAATCCGCCCACGAGTGCCAATTCGCCCATAGGCGCGAGTGTAGGTCGAGCGTGGCGTATCGGCATGCGGAACGCCCGGCGGGTGGGCCGTCTAGGGTGGGTGACGTGATCGTGGGC
This genomic window contains:
- the glmS gene encoding glutamine--fructose-6-phosphate transaminase (isomerizing), yielding MCGIVGYTGHREALGVIVEGLRRLEYRGYDSAGVAIVADGALASAKRAGKLVNLEKALEERPLPSSGTGLGHTRWATHGSPTDRNAHPHLDESGRVAVIHNGIIENFARLRAELEESGVRFTSETDTEVVAHLLAAEVAAGSELVDAMRTVCRRLDGAFTLLAVHADAPDRVVAARRNSPLVIGVGEGENFLASDVSAFIAHTREALEIGDGQIVEITPDDVTLTDFDGNAVEEKRFHVDWDASAAEKDGYDHFMLKEIAEQPKAVANTLLGRIGKDGLLSLDEMRLSDDELREVDKVVVVACGTAYHAGMVAKYAIEHWTRLPCEVELASEFRYRDPVVDRQTLVIAISQSGETMDTLMALRYAREQGARVLAICNTNGATIPRESDAVLYTHAGPEVAVASTKAFLTQMIACFLVGLYLGQVRGTKWGDEIRSVVRDLSDLPAKVDLVLETMEPVRELARNLSTATSVLFLGRHVGYPVALEGALKLKELAYMHAEGFAAGELKHGPIALVEEGMPIVVVVPSPKGRSVLHDKIVSNIQEVRARGARTIVIAEEGDEDVVPYADHLIRVPECPVLLQPVVSTVPLQVFACEMASARGFDVDQPRNLAKSVTVE
- a CDS encoding GNAT family N-acetyltransferase; the encoded protein is MGELALVGGLAGEHVVLRPVAADDVPMLLHIISTPEVKQWWDPAGLGDGWLLDDSSTTRYTILAGRRIAGLIQYWEVDNPRDRHAGIEILLDPDLHGRGLGRDAVGTLARHLFDDCDHHRIVVETAATNELAIRCCAAVGFRPVGMITGRDGLVMDLLSTDFA